The region TCGTTTTTCAGGCTTTTTGCCTTTTCCATGTTTACAAAAGCAGAAATGAGTATTTTTGGTATATCATTGTATTTTTTATTCCTGTAATTGGTGGTTTGTTTTACATTTTTACACAAGTAATTACCAAACGTAATTTAACACAGCTACAGAACCAAATAACCGCCGTTTTAGATCCTACTAAAAAAATTAGAGATTTAGAAAAAAAATTATCTTTTTCAGATACATTTCAGAATAAAATAAATTTAGCAGATGCTCACTTCGAAAATAAAAATTTCAAAAAAGCCATTATATATTACGAAAAAGCTTTAACCGGAAAATTTAAAAATGATCCTAGCACTTTAAATAAAGCGTTAAAATGTTATTTTAAAGAAGAACAATATGAGAAAGTTTTAGTGTGCGCTAGCAAAATAAACATAGATAAAAATTTTAGAAATTCTATTTGTATTTATGCCATTGCCCTAGATAAATGTAATTTTTTTGATGAAGCTGAAATTCAATTTAGAAAAACAGACAAACGATATTGTAATTATGCAGAACGTTTAGAGTTTTCACATTTTTTTATGAGAAGAGGAAAAAATGATTGCGCTGAAATAATTTTGAAAGAAATCATTTCTGAAATAGAAAATATGACTGAAATAAACAAAAGAAAATATACATTCATTTATAAAGAATCAACTAAATTAATGAATAAAATGTAAATTAAACAAACCCTCTAATTCTTACTTTTATTAGCCGTGTATATTTTATTTCGATTGATTAAAGCCAAAAAAAATCTCTTAAAAATCGTTATCAATTATCCTAAAATAAGATATTCCATTTTCAAAACACTCCGTTTTAAAGGCAACATTCATTTATAAATATCATAATTTCTCATTTCGTTTTTGTAGTTTTATAAAATTAAATAATAAACGACAACCATGAGAAAATTACGCTTTCTATTTTTAATTTCTTTCAGTATTTTTGCCTGTAATCAGCAACAAGAAACCAAAACGACGTCCAATGAATTATCTGCAGAAGAAAAAACAGATTCTACAAACATTAAAACATTATTCAATGCTGCTCTAACCCAAGGTAAATCTTATGAATGGCTTAAAGATTTAACGCAAAATATTGGAGGTAGATTATCAGGTTCTCCAGAAGCTGCAAAAGCAGTTATTTGGGGAGAGCAATTGATGAAAGAAGTAGGTTTAGATTCCGTTTGGCTACAACCCGTTATGGTACCTCATTGGGTTCGTGGCGAAAAAGAAATTGCAAACTATACAACTAATGGTACTCAAAAAAATGTTCCAATTTGTGCTTTAGGCTTCTCTGTTGCAACACCAGCATCTGGAGTTTTGGCTGAAGTTATCGAAGTAAAAAGTTTGGAGGAAGCAAAAGCTTTAGGAACCAAAATGAAAGGTAAAATTATGTTTTTTAACCGCCCTTTTGATGACACCTTAATCAATACTTTTAGTGCTTATGGTGGTTGTGTAGATCAACGAGTTGCAGGAGCCATTATTTGTGGAGAATTCGGAGCTAAAGGAGTAATTGTGCGTTCTATGACAAATTCTGTGGATGATTATCCGCATACAGGAACCATGAGTTATGGAGATTTACCCGAAGAAAAATACATTCCTGCTGCCGCAATTAGCGCAAAAGCTGCCAATATTTTAAGCGATGATTTAAAACAAAATCCGAATTTAAAATTCTACTTTAAACAAAGCTGTGAAACCTTACCAGATGCTCCTTCTTTTAACGTGGTTGGCGAAATAAAAGGATCAGAAACTCCAGAAAATATTTTTGTTGTGGGTGGTCATTTAGATTCTTGGGATTTAGGTGAAGGTGCTCATGATGATGGTTCAGGAATTGTGCAATCTTTAGAAGTTGCCTATCTATTTAAAAAAAATAACATCCAACCTAAAAACACCATCAGAATTGTGTTTTTTATGAATGAAGAAAATGGCACAAGAGGTGCAAAGAAATATGCTGAATTAGCAAAACTAAATAAAGAAAACCATATTGGTGGGTTAGAATCTGATTCTGGCGGACATACACCAAGAGGTTTTTCTATAGATGCCAATACTGCCAATAGCACCTTATTACAAAGCTGGAAAAAACTACTAGCTCCTTATGGATTGCATGATCTTAAAAAAGGTGGTTCTGGTGCAGATATCTCACCCTTAAAAGCAGAAAACGTTACATTAGTTGGCTATAAACCAGATTCTCAGCGTTATTTTGATTATCATCATACTAGTAGAGATACTTTTGACAAAGTAAATAAACGTGAGTTAGCCTTAGGAAGTGCATCGATGGCTAGTATGGTTTATTTAATGGATAAGTATTTATATGCAGATGCCCCAGTAAAGCCTTAATTTGTGAATATTTTAGTACTTATTTTAACAATAGTTTATGGTGCTTTTTTCTGCTTTGCAGGAATCATGCACTTTATAAAACCACAGTTTTTTAAGGATTTTATTCCTAATTTTTTCCCTAAGAAACTAGTGAATTATGGAGTGGGTTTTGTAGAATTTACATTAGGACTTGGACTTTTTTTTAATCCAACAACTAAATATGCATCCTTAGGTATTTTTATTTTACTCATCATTCTATTGCCCATTCATTTATGGGATTTTACAAAGAAAAAACCAGCGATTGGTTCCAAAAAATTAGCTATGATTAGAATCCCAATTCAATTTTTATTCATGTACGGTATTTATATTGTATATCAAAACCACTCTTAAATATGAAAAATTACCTTTTTATTGTTTTACTCTTTTTATTTTCTTGCGATAAAGAAAAAGCAGATCTAATTATTATCAATTCAAACACCTATACGGTAAACGAAAAATTTGACACTGCGGAAGCATTCGCCATTAAAGATGGAAAGTTTATTGGCGTTGGTACCAATGAAGAAATTCAGGAAGCTTATGCAGCTACCTCTGTAATGGATGCTAAAAACCAAACAATTGTTCCCGGTTTTATTGATGCGCATTGCCATTTCTATAGAATGGGCTTACAACAACAAAAAGTTTCTTTAGAAGGCACTAAAAGTTATGAGGAAGTTCTTGAAAAGATTGTTGCCTTTCAAAAGGAAAAAAATGTAGATTTTATCTCAGGACGTGGTTGGGACCAAAATGATTGGGAAGTAAAAGAATTTCCTACAAAAGAAAAACTAGACCTCTTATTTCCGACAACTCCGGTTGCTGTAGGCCGAGTAGATGGGCATGCTTTATTAGTAAATCAGGCTGCCATCGATATGGCAGGAATTACAAAAGACACGAAAGTTTCTGGTGGAGAAATTATTCTAAAAAATGGAGAAATGACGGGAGTTTTAATTGATGCCGCTATGGGTTTCATTAAATTCCCTAAAGCCTCAAAACAAGAATCAATTCAAGGTTTATTAGATGCACAAAAAATTTGTTTTTCTTATGGTTTAACCACTGTAGATGATGCGGGTTTAGATAGAAATACCATCGAATTAATTAACGATTTACAGCAGTCAAATAAATTAAAAATGCGCATCTATGCGATGGTTTCTGGTGATAATCAAGAACAAATTGATTACTACATCAACAAAGGAATTACGAAAACCGATCGATTAAATGTACGTTCTTTTAAAGTATATGGAGACGGTGCTTTAGGCTCTAGAGGTGCTGCCATGCGCACGCCTTATTCAGATAGAGAAAATCATTTTGGCGCACTCATTTATCCTCCAGAAAGATACCAAGAAATTGCGCAACAAATTGCTGCGTCAGAATTTCAAATGAATACACATGCCATCGGCGATTCTACAAACACCTGGTTATTAAAAACGTATAAAGAAGTTTTAAAAAACAAAAAAGATAGACGTTGGAGAATTGAACATGCACAAATAATATCTGCAACAGACTTTCAGAATTTTGATAATATTTTACCCTCTGTGCAACCTACACACGCTACCTCCGATATGTATTGGGCAGAAGATAGAATCGGAAAAGAAAGAATGCAAGGTGCTTATGCCTTTAAAAATTTACTAAACAGGTACGGAAAAATTGCTTTGGGTACAGATTTTCCTGTAGAACAAGTAAATCCGTTTTTAACTTTTTATGCTGCAACTTCCAGAAGAGATTTAGAAAATTTCCCTGAAGGCGGTTTCCAAATGGAGCATGCTTTAACAAGAGAGCAAACTTTAAGAGGAATGACTATTTGGGGAGCTTATTCTAATTTTGAAGAGGATGAAAAGGGTTCTATTGAAGTTGGTAAATTTGCAGATTTCATCATTTTAGATCAAAACATTATGCAAGCACATGATACTATTATACCAAAAACCAACGTAGTTTCTACGTATTTAAATGGAGAAAAGGTATATTAAAAATTAACAAAATCTTACATAGTTTATTTCGGAAATAACTCAGATTTTTATTAATTTTAAAAAAGTAAAAAATGGCATTAATTTTGCTGCTGATTTGATAAATATACCTAATATGAAATCCATAAAAACACTATTTTTTTTACTCGCAGTTGTATTTTCTGTGAATATTTTTTCTCAAAAAAAATCGACAAAAAACGAAACTACTAAATTAACGATATTAGTAAAAGACGGTAATAACAAACCTATTCCTGGTGCGGTTATTTTATTCGATAATGTAAAACAAAAAAGAGTTGCTAACGCATCGGGTTATTTTAAGATTAAATTAAAAAAAGCGCCAAAAGAAATTAGTGCGTTCTCCTCCTTAATAGGTGTTAAAACAATTACTTACAAAGGCGAAGACTCTATTGTTATTAAAATCAGAAGAAACAATGACGATTATTTCGAGGATACGAGCGATGAGAAAATAGCTAGTGCAATACAATTTAGAGACATTTATGATTATTTAAGAGGTAAAGTTTCTGGTGTGAATATCTCAACATCTAACAGCATAACAATAAGGGGGAATTCAACTTTTAGTGGTGGTAGAGGTCCTTTATTAATTTTGAACGGGGTTCAAATCGACGAAAGTAGTTTTGCACAAATTGTACCCACAACAATCAGAAGTGTAAAAATTTTAAAAGGACCAGAGGCTGCTATCTATGGCGTACGCGGAGCAAATGGCGTTATTGAAGTAGTTACTGCAATCAATTAGGATTAAAGCTAAAATATTTAAGACCTGTTATTGTTTGAAATTTATTGTGAAATAAAGCATAGATTTTAAGATTTCTTTTTGAACTGAAATAGAAACTGAAAAAGGTGCATTTCATCAAAGTAATTTCCGATTAAAAATGATATGTGAAGCTTTTTAAAGTTATAAATCAAAAAAACCAGTGAACATAAAATCACTGGTTTTTTTTTTAATTTCATGCAGCGCTATCGCAACCTAAAGAAGTATAAAGTTGAAACAAGACCGAATACCTTTTATCACTTGTAATTACTGGTTATAAACACTTTTATTGAACAGCCAAGCAAGTTTTAGCTCTTTAAGTGTGCATATAAGGTATACTAATTTTTTTAGGTTTATACGCTACGAACACGATATCTAAGGATTGATAACCATAATATTTTCTTTAAAAAACATATAAGATTTGTTAGCTTATAATTGGTGTTATAAAGTTATTGATGTTTTCGACGCCATTCTCCCCTAAATCTTTAATAAAAGCAGAACCAATAATGGCGCCATTTGCATATTGACAAGCGGTATTAAAAGTCGATTTATCTGAAATACCAAAACCAATAATCAATTTATTTTTTAAATTCATCGCTTTAATTCTTTCAAAATAAGCAACTTGATGATTTGAGATTTCCCCTTTTGCACCTGTAATTGAAGAAGACGCTACTACATAAATAAATGCTTTTGTATACGAATCTATCTTTCTAATTCTTTCTTCGGATGTGTGCGGGGTAATTAAAAACACATTGTTAAGACCATACTTATCAAACAATTCTTGATAATGATTTTCAAACTCTACCATTGGCAAATCAGGAATAATAAGCGTGTCTATGCCGCAATCTACTACTTTTTGGCAAAACTTATCTTCGCCATATTTTAGCATTTGGTTTAAATACCCCATTAAAACTAAAGGTGTGTGATTCGTTTCTTTAATGGTCATTAATTGATCAAAAACAATATCTAAATTGATCCCGTTTTCCAAGGCTTTTTGACTACTTTCTTGTATCGTTGGTCCATCTGCTAAAGGATCTGAATACGGCAACCCGACTTCAATAAAATCAACACCACTTTTCTCTAAGGATGCAATTACTTTTGTGGTATCCTCTAATTTTGG is a window of Polaribacter litorisediminis DNA encoding:
- a CDS encoding TonB-dependent receptor plug domain-containing protein; protein product: MKSIKTLFFLLAVVFSVNIFSQKKSTKNETTKLTILVKDGNNKPIPGAVILFDNVKQKRVANASGYFKIKLKKAPKEISAFSSLIGVKTITYKGEDSIVIKIRRNNDDYFEDTSDEKIASAIQFRDIYDYLRGKVSGVNISTSNSITIRGNSTFSGGRGPLLILNGVQIDESSFAQIVPTTIRSVKILKGPEAAIYGVRGANGVIEVVTAIN
- a CDS encoding amidohydrolase, which codes for MKNYLFIVLLFLFSCDKEKADLIIINSNTYTVNEKFDTAEAFAIKDGKFIGVGTNEEIQEAYAATSVMDAKNQTIVPGFIDAHCHFYRMGLQQQKVSLEGTKSYEEVLEKIVAFQKEKNVDFISGRGWDQNDWEVKEFPTKEKLDLLFPTTPVAVGRVDGHALLVNQAAIDMAGITKDTKVSGGEIILKNGEMTGVLIDAAMGFIKFPKASKQESIQGLLDAQKICFSYGLTTVDDAGLDRNTIELINDLQQSNKLKMRIYAMVSGDNQEQIDYYINKGITKTDRLNVRSFKVYGDGALGSRGAAMRTPYSDRENHFGALIYPPERYQEIAQQIAASEFQMNTHAIGDSTNTWLLKTYKEVLKNKKDRRWRIEHAQIISATDFQNFDNILPSVQPTHATSDMYWAEDRIGKERMQGAYAFKNLLNRYGKIALGTDFPVEQVNPFLTFYAATSRRDLENFPEGGFQMEHALTREQTLRGMTIWGAYSNFEEDEKGSIEVGKFADFIILDQNIMQAHDTIIPKTNVVSTYLNGEKVY
- a CDS encoding M20/M25/M40 family metallo-hydrolase; this translates as MRKLRFLFLISFSIFACNQQQETKTTSNELSAEEKTDSTNIKTLFNAALTQGKSYEWLKDLTQNIGGRLSGSPEAAKAVIWGEQLMKEVGLDSVWLQPVMVPHWVRGEKEIANYTTNGTQKNVPICALGFSVATPASGVLAEVIEVKSLEEAKALGTKMKGKIMFFNRPFDDTLINTFSAYGGCVDQRVAGAIICGEFGAKGVIVRSMTNSVDDYPHTGTMSYGDLPEEKYIPAAAISAKAANILSDDLKQNPNLKFYFKQSCETLPDAPSFNVVGEIKGSETPENIFVVGGHLDSWDLGEGAHDDGSGIVQSLEVAYLFKKNNIQPKNTIRIVFFMNEENGTRGAKKYAELAKLNKENHIGGLESDSGGHTPRGFSIDANTANSTLLQSWKKLLAPYGLHDLKKGGSGADISPLKAENVTLVGYKPDSQRYFDYHHTSRDTFDKVNKRELALGSASMASMVYLMDKYLYADAPVKP
- a CDS encoding DoxX family protein, with translation MNILVLILTIVYGAFFCFAGIMHFIKPQFFKDFIPNFFPKKLVNYGVGFVEFTLGLGLFFNPTTKYASLGIFILLIILLPIHLWDFTKKKPAIGSKKLAMIRIPIQFLFMYGIYIVYQNHS
- the trpA gene encoding tryptophan synthase subunit alpha: MNSIKQLFQKKENNLLSIYFTCGYPKLEDTTKVIASLEKSGVDFIEVGLPYSDPLADGPTIQESSQKALENGINLDIVFDQLMTIKETNHTPLVLMGYLNQMLKYGEDKFCQKVVDCGIDTLIIPDLPMVEFENHYQELFDKYGLNNVFLITPHTSEERIRKIDSYTKAFIYVVASSSITGAKGEISNHQVAYFERIKAMNLKNKLIIGFGISDKSTFNTACQYANGAIIGSAFIKDLGENGVENINNFITPIIS